The Desulfoscipio gibsoniae DSM 7213 genome contains a region encoding:
- a CDS encoding DUF418 domain-containing protein, giving the protein MINGTGELIPVTGKERIVTLDIIRGFALLGILLVNMLLFMAPLLYINLTETQWWTTTGDILADYFITTFAEGKFYTIFSFLFGYGFYIFMERVREKGKPVVKLYVRRILVLLLFGIMHITLLWWGDILHFYAVIGLFLLLFRNKNEKTLLIWSAMLIIIPIVIMGGLTVLVAAIGDADIAGQDFEQVQTSVQVYSQGSFMEITRQRLADFSFVAGGMYIMAPQVLAMFLLGTYAAKRRLIQDANINGPLLKKIWVWGLIVGIPFVFLQFIGKYNLLGTSFMSSQFYYLTGTVIGGAAFCFLYITTIIFLLQKPDWFKTLSPLGDVGRIALTNYLLQSIIATTVFYGYGLGLFGRVGPALGIILTFFIFILQVYFSRYWMKHYHFGPMEWLWRTLTYGKLQPFKRT; this is encoded by the coding sequence ATGATAAATGGAACCGGGGAGCTAATTCCTGTTACCGGTAAAGAGAGGATCGTCACTTTGGACATAATCAGGGGCTTTGCCCTGCTGGGAATTCTGCTTGTTAACATGCTGCTGTTTATGGCCCCCCTGCTTTATATTAACCTGACTGAAACGCAGTGGTGGACAACAACCGGCGACATACTGGCAGATTATTTTATTACCACCTTTGCCGAAGGAAAATTCTACACCATTTTTTCATTCTTATTCGGGTACGGATTTTACATATTCATGGAGCGTGTCAGGGAAAAGGGTAAACCGGTTGTTAAGCTGTATGTGAGAAGGATATTGGTACTGCTGCTTTTCGGCATTATGCATATAACCCTGCTGTGGTGGGGGGATATCCTGCATTTTTACGCGGTGATAGGGTTGTTTTTGTTATTGTTCAGGAATAAAAATGAAAAAACGTTACTGATCTGGTCCGCCATGCTTATCATTATACCCATTGTCATAATGGGCGGATTAACTGTCCTGGTTGCTGCAATCGGCGATGCGGACATAGCCGGTCAAGACTTTGAGCAAGTGCAAACGTCGGTGCAAGTTTATAGTCAAGGCAGCTTTATGGAGATCACACGGCAAAGACTGGCCGATTTCTCATTCGTGGCAGGGGGTATGTACATCATGGCCCCGCAGGTCCTGGCCATGTTCTTGTTGGGTACGTATGCCGCCAAAAGGCGTTTGATCCAGGACGCTAATATTAACGGGCCATTGTTGAAAAAAATATGGGTATGGGGCCTCATAGTGGGAATACCTTTTGTTTTTCTGCAATTTATCGGTAAATACAACTTGCTGGGAACTTCATTTATGTCCAGTCAGTTTTACTATTTGACAGGGACGGTTATCGGTGGTGCGGCATTTTGTTTTCTCTATATAACAACGATCATATTCTTATTGCAAAAGCCGGACTGGTTCAAAACACTGAGCCCGCTGGGAGATGTGGGGAGAATTGCGCTTACCAATTACCTGCTGCAGTCGATAATTGCCACCACCGTCTTCTACGGTTATGGGCTGGGGTTATTTGGCCGAGTTGGTCCTGCTTTGGGGATTATTTTGACATTTTTTATATTCATACTACAAGTGTATTTCAGCCGCTATTGGATGAAGCACTATCATTTCGGTCCCATGGAATGGCTATGGAGAACACTGACGTATGGAAAATTGCAACCGTTTAAAAGAACTTAG